In a single window of the Candidatus Celerinatantimonas neptuna genome:
- the nadA gene encoding Quinolinate synthase A — protein sequence MSVQSLNSNTYHFPPRPASLSESERLAHIKSIKQKLTQQNVVMIAHYYCDPLIQSLAEETGGFVGDSLEMARFGKQHDAQTILICGVRFMGETAKILTPEKRVIMPTLEATCSLDLGCPIDEFSQFCDQHPDHTVVVYANTSAAVKARADWVVTSSIAVDVVEHLDSLGESILWAPDKHLGSYVAKQTGADMVLWNSACVVHDEFKHRALADLKKQYPDAAVLVHPESPAAVVELADVVGSTSQLIKAAQTLPNKQLIVATDSGIFYKMHQACPDKEMFEAPTGGKGATCRSCAHCPWMAMNGLAAIDQVLDHDQGHEVFVDKDIREKAMIPLNRMLDFAAKKC from the coding sequence ATGTCAGTTCAATCTTTAAACTCAAATACCTACCATTTTCCACCCAGACCTGCTTCGTTATCTGAATCAGAACGTTTAGCCCATATCAAATCAATCAAGCAAAAACTTACGCAACAAAATGTGGTGATGATTGCTCATTACTATTGTGATCCTCTGATCCAGAGCCTTGCAGAAGAAACAGGGGGATTTGTTGGTGATTCTTTAGAGATGGCTCGCTTTGGTAAGCAGCATGATGCTCAGACCATACTCATTTGTGGCGTTCGTTTTATGGGCGAAACGGCTAAAATTCTGACGCCTGAAAAGCGTGTTATTATGCCAACACTGGAAGCAACATGTTCGCTTGATTTAGGTTGTCCAATTGATGAGTTCAGTCAGTTTTGCGATCAGCATCCGGATCATACAGTTGTTGTTTATGCAAATACTTCAGCTGCAGTTAAAGCGCGGGCTGATTGGGTCGTGACATCGAGTATCGCGGTAGATGTTGTAGAACATCTGGATAGCTTAGGAGAGTCGATTCTCTGGGCTCCTGATAAACACCTGGGTAGTTATGTTGCTAAGCAGACAGGTGCTGATATGGTGCTTTGGAATAGCGCGTGTGTGGTTCATGATGAATTTAAGCATCGCGCACTTGCTGATTTAAAAAAACAATATCCTGATGCGGCTGTGCTTGTTCATCCTGAATCTCCCGCTGCTGTTGTTGAGTTAGCGGATGTGGTTGGCTCAACCAGTCAGCTGATTAAAGCAGCACAAACCTTACCGAACAAACAATTAATCGTGGCCACGGATAGTGGTATTTTCTATAAGATGCACCAGGCTTGCCCAGATAAAGAAATGTTTGAAGCGCCAACAGGAGGCAAAGGCGCAACATGCCGAAGTTGTGCGCATTGCCCGTGGATGGCAATGAATGGATTAGCTGCTATTGATCAGGTGTTGGATCATGACCAGGGCCATGAAGTTTTTGTAGATAAAGACATTCGTGAAAAAGCGATGATCCCTTTAAATCGAATGTTGGATTTTGCGGCCAAAAAATGTTGA
- the cpoB_1 gene encoding Cell division coordinator CpoB, with the protein MMKNIKLTAVALVAALFSVSSFADAPVTDVNVQTTHVKKPTSSTGTLSQFNSTAGMSVTQRLSRLERIFNARSQSQIQLRQELNSLSSQLADLNGKIEQQEHQIKQIVQRQRDIYQEIDRRFAQLKKSSTDTSQAPSSNEQGPVTSSDGRSSYDAAVRLVMQDREFSKAIPAFESFLKKNPKSPYVPNAHYWLGQLLYTQGNSGKAADQFAVVVNQYPKSNKVPESLLKLGQIALQKNNKTEAIKYFRQVLTQYPNTSAAALARPRLNKLVH; encoded by the coding sequence ATGATGAAGAATATAAAATTGACAGCGGTTGCTTTGGTGGCCGCTTTATTCTCGGTTTCTAGTTTTGCTGATGCTCCTGTGACGGATGTTAATGTGCAAACGACACACGTAAAAAAACCGACATCTTCGACTGGAACGCTGAGTCAATTTAATTCGACTGCTGGAATGTCTGTTACTCAACGTTTGTCCCGGCTGGAGAGAATTTTTAATGCGCGCAGTCAATCCCAGATCCAGCTTCGTCAGGAGCTGAATTCATTATCGAGTCAACTGGCTGATTTGAACGGAAAAATAGAACAACAGGAACATCAGATTAAGCAGATCGTACAGCGTCAGAGAGATATCTATCAGGAGATTGACAGACGGTTTGCACAGTTGAAGAAATCTTCTACTGATACTTCACAAGCACCTTCATCGAATGAACAGGGACCTGTGACCAGCTCTGATGGACGATCTTCATATGATGCAGCAGTCCGCTTGGTCATGCAGGATCGTGAATTTAGTAAAGCCATACCTGCATTTGAGTCGTTTTTGAAGAAAAATCCTAAGTCACCTTATGTTCCGAATGCACATTATTGGCTTGGGCAACTTTTGTATACGCAGGGCAATTCCGGGAAGGCCGCTGATCAGTTCGCCGTCGTGGTTAATCAGTATCCTAAATCAAATAAAGTGCCCGAATCTCTATTAAAATTAGGGCAGATTGCGTTGCAGAAAAATAATAAAACAGAAGCAATCAAGTACTTCAGACAGGTGTTAACTCAGTACCCAAATACAAGTGCTGCGGCTTTGGCCAGGCCTCGTCTGAATAAGTTAGTTCATTAA
- the pal_1 gene encoding Peptidoglycan-associated lipoprotein — translation MRFNTYLKSILIALTLGALTACSANHGSSSSKGSSVQTSDVTGGTQQTSGSQNGVQVDSANQVLTPAEQQQKQLAQLKKNQTIYFDFDKSTIRNEFVKLLEEHAAFLRNHPSIHVLIEGNTDERGTPEYNIALGERRAKAVAQYLESLGVSSSQISTISYGEEKPVDNSHTAAGMAKNRRAVLVY, via the coding sequence ATGAGATTTAACACCTATTTGAAAAGTATATTGATTGCTCTGACGCTTGGGGCTTTGACTGCGTGTAGTGCCAATCATGGCAGTTCTTCAAGTAAAGGCAGCAGTGTACAGACATCTGATGTTACTGGCGGAACCCAGCAAACTTCCGGGAGCCAGAATGGGGTTCAGGTCGATTCGGCCAATCAGGTGTTGACACCGGCAGAGCAGCAACAAAAACAACTTGCTCAGTTGAAAAAGAATCAGACGATTTATTTCGATTTTGATAAATCAACAATCCGCAATGAGTTTGTAAAATTACTTGAAGAACATGCGGCTTTCTTACGTAATCATCCTTCTATTCATGTATTGATTGAAGGGAATACTGATGAACGCGGAACACCAGAATACAATATTGCTTTGGGTGAGCGTCGGGCAAAAGCCGTTGCACAATATTTAGAAAGTTTGGGGGTATCGTCTTCTCAGATTTCAACAATCAGTTACGGTGAAGAGAAACCGGTTGATAATTCACATACAGCTGCGGGTATGGCGAAAAACCGTCGAGCTGTTTTAGTCTACTGA
- the tolB gene encoding Tol-Pal system protein TolB, protein MMKLRVLLTLGLWLLMSSRSFAALDILITQGVDSARPVAVVPFKWTGPGVLPVNISQVVANDLRRSGKFNPLSVSKMPQTPSKSSSVNYEAWAALGVEGVLVGTISEPSPGKYKVDYELVDALRGQMGSSTQLKDGQLVKDDQHVLLSRTGTVTKRQMRQYAHLISDRVYKALTGERGAFLTRIAYVVYNPKAKYPYQLRIADYDGYNEQVLLRSHEPILSPVWSPNGKQLAYVSLENRKLDIYIQNLYSKNGKPPKRRKLRHYPGINSAPAWSPDGKKMALVLSKDGQPEVYIENLSTGKLTRVTNSPRIDTEPTWSHDGKYIYFTSERGGNPQIYRYDVADHAITRVTWEGDMNLSAEVAPNDQTIVVVDKTNGAYRIAKQNIKTGYMQILTDTTLDKSPSIAPNGSMIIYSTVVKNRQVLALVSMDGRFKATLPARDGDVRSPAWSPFLN, encoded by the coding sequence ATGATGAAATTACGTGTTTTGCTGACGTTGGGATTATGGCTATTGATGAGTAGCCGTAGTTTCGCAGCACTAGATATTCTAATAACTCAGGGTGTTGACTCAGCACGTCCTGTTGCTGTTGTTCCTTTTAAATGGACTGGGCCCGGGGTTTTACCGGTAAATATTAGTCAGGTAGTTGCAAATGATTTACGACGAAGCGGTAAATTTAATCCTCTAAGTGTATCCAAGATGCCACAAACGCCTTCTAAAAGCAGCTCAGTGAATTATGAAGCATGGGCCGCTCTGGGGGTTGAAGGTGTTTTAGTTGGTACGATTAGTGAGCCATCTCCAGGAAAATACAAAGTGGATTACGAACTTGTCGATGCTCTTAGAGGGCAGATGGGAAGTTCGACCCAGCTCAAAGATGGCCAATTGGTTAAAGATGACCAACATGTCTTATTAAGTCGTACAGGAACGGTTACTAAAAGACAGATGAGGCAGTATGCTCATTTGATCTCGGATCGGGTTTATAAGGCTCTGACAGGTGAGCGGGGTGCTTTTTTAACACGAATTGCATATGTCGTTTATAATCCGAAAGCTAAATACCCCTATCAGCTTAGAATTGCTGATTATGATGGCTATAATGAACAGGTATTGCTTCGTTCTCATGAGCCTATTCTATCTCCTGTATGGTCTCCTAATGGCAAACAATTGGCTTATGTCAGTTTGGAGAACAGAAAGCTCGATATTTATATTCAAAACTTATATTCAAAAAATGGTAAACCGCCAAAACGGCGGAAATTGCGTCATTATCCCGGTATCAACAGTGCTCCAGCCTGGTCGCCTGATGGTAAAAAAATGGCATTAGTGCTATCCAAAGATGGTCAGCCTGAAGTTTATATAGAGAATTTATCAACTGGTAAGTTAACCCGGGTAACGAATAGTCCCAGAATCGATACTGAACCGACATGGTCTCATGACGGTAAATATATCTACTTTACATCCGAACGGGGAGGTAATCCTCAGATCTACCGTTATGATGTCGCAGATCATGCTATAACACGAGTAACCTGGGAAGGTGATATGAACTTAAGTGCAGAAGTTGCACCTAATGATCAGACTATTGTCGTGGTTGATAAGACAAATGGTGCATATCGTATTGCTAAACAAAACATTAAAACCGGTTATATGCAGATTTTGACAGATACGACCCTTGATAAATCGCCAAGTATTGCGCCTAATGGCAGCATGATTATTTATAGTACAGTAGTAAAAAACAGGCAGGTGCTAGCGCTGGTCTCAATGGATGGGCGTTTTAAAGCAACTTTGCCGGCACGCGATGGTGATGTTCGTTCACCTGCGTGGTCACCTTTTTTAAACTGA
- the tolR_1 gene encoding Tol-Pal system protein TolR, giving the protein MRPPVHSYRPRRKLVAEINVVPYIDVMLVLLIIFMVTAPLITQGVKVNLPQASSKPLSKDSKPPLVATVDAQGHYYLDDGSGNASAHRRLSAEQMVVRVRAELSLDKGRPVVVRGDKSVRYDQVIGLLQLLSQQAGVPSVGLMTQPPEKNR; this is encoded by the coding sequence GTGAGGCCACCTGTTCATAGTTACCGGCCACGACGAAAACTGGTGGCTGAAATTAATGTCGTACCTTATATCGATGTGATGTTGGTGCTCTTGATTATCTTTATGGTGACCGCTCCGTTGATTACACAAGGTGTAAAAGTTAATTTACCACAGGCATCGTCTAAACCATTATCTAAAGACAGTAAGCCGCCATTGGTTGCGACAGTTGATGCTCAGGGTCATTATTACTTAGATGATGGGAGTGGAAATGCCAGTGCTCATAGACGCCTGAGTGCTGAGCAAATGGTCGTGAGAGTGAGGGCTGAATTAAGTTTAGATAAGGGGCGTCCGGTTGTGGTGCGTGGTGATAAGTCCGTACGGTATGATCAAGTGATCGGTTTGCTGCAATTATTAAGTCAGCAGGCTGGAGTTCCATCAGTTGGATTGATGACTCAGCCTCCTGAGAAGAATAGATAG
- the tolQ_1 gene encoding Tol-Pal system protein TolQ, with protein sequence MHSEISIIGLFLQASVLVKLVMLILLCMSIMSWAMILNRSKLFKTARRAAERFESKFWSGIDLNKLYQESHSRADNLIGMEQIFHSGFKEYVRLHKNSQQMPDAVMDGTYRTMRVSLSRELESLENQLPMLATIGSISPYIGLFGTVWGIMSAFVALGDIQQATLSMVAPGIAEALIATAMGLFAAIPAVIGYNRFSTQIAKLENNYSNFMDEFYGILHRQAYNQPRSES encoded by the coding sequence GTGCACTCTGAGATTTCTATTATAGGTTTATTTTTGCAGGCCAGCGTGTTAGTTAAACTGGTTATGCTTATTTTACTTTGTATGTCCATTATGTCGTGGGCGATGATTTTGAACCGCAGTAAATTGTTTAAAACGGCCCGTAGAGCCGCCGAACGTTTCGAAAGTAAATTCTGGTCTGGTATTGATCTGAATAAACTCTATCAGGAGAGCCATTCAAGAGCGGACAATCTGATTGGTATGGAGCAGATTTTTCATAGCGGTTTTAAAGAATATGTTCGTCTGCATAAAAATAGCCAGCAAATGCCTGATGCGGTTATGGATGGAACTTATAGGACGATGAGAGTGTCTTTATCGAGAGAGCTCGAATCTCTTGAAAATCAGCTGCCCATGTTAGCGACTATTGGTTCGATTAGCCCTTATATTGGATTGTTTGGGACCGTATGGGGAATTATGAGTGCATTCGTTGCTCTTGGTGATATTCAGCAGGCAACGCTTTCAATGGTCGCTCCTGGGATTGCTGAAGCCTTGATTGCGACTGCAATGGGGTTGTTTGCTGCGATTCCTGCTGTTATCGGATATAACCGGTTTAGTACCCAGATAGCAAAATTAGAAAATAACTACTCAAATTTTATGGATGAGTTTTATGGGATTTTGCATCGCCAGGCATATAACCAACCACGGAGTGAATCGTGA
- the ybgC gene encoding Acyl-CoA thioesterase YbgC, with protein MSQIKIRIYYEDTDAGGIVYHANYLKYMERGRTEWLRDLGVDQDQLKENGLVFVASEAAIKFHQPARFNQLLTVSTQVAKLRKVSILFEQQIYDQNDVLIASSEVVIASVDSNTMKLKAIPAQVKEVILRAL; from the coding sequence ATGTCGCAGATAAAAATAAGAATTTATTATGAGGATACCGATGCCGGTGGCATCGTTTATCATGCAAATTACCTCAAATATATGGAACGTGGCCGTACTGAATGGCTACGTGATTTGGGGGTAGATCAAGACCAGTTAAAAGAAAATGGTCTTGTGTTTGTTGCTTCTGAAGCTGCCATTAAATTCCACCAGCCAGCCCGATTTAATCAATTATTAACGGTTTCAACACAAGTTGCCAAGCTTCGTAAGGTTAGTATTTTGTTTGAGCAACAAATATATGACCAAAATGATGTTTTAATTGCATCCTCCGAGGTGGTGATTGCTTCGGTTGATTCTAATACAATGAAGTTAAAAGCTATTCCAGCCCAGGTAAAAGAGGTTATTCTGCGTGCACTCTGA
- the ruvB_1 gene encoding Holliday junction ATP-dependent DNA helicase RuvB encodes MIESDRLISATVKNEDEIVDRAMRPKTLADYTGQSVVCEQLGIFIEAARRRSDALDHLLIFGPPGLGKTTLANIVANEMGVNIKTTSGPVLEKAGDLAALLTNLEPGDVLFIDEIHRLSAVVEEVLYPAMEDYQLDIMIGEGPAARSIKLDLPPFTLIGATTRAGMLTSPLRDRFGIVQRLEFYNTSDLTQIVTRSAHYLNMSMTPDGASEIARRSRGTPRIANRLLRRVRDFADVRHDGHVDCQIASEALSMLHVDEAGFDYMDSKLLNAMIERFDGGPVGLDNLAAAIGEDKETIEDVLEPFLIQQGFLQRTPRGRIATEQTFLHFGKIKPG; translated from the coding sequence ATGATTGAATCGGATCGACTAATTAGTGCAACTGTAAAAAATGAAGACGAGATTGTCGATCGTGCGATGAGGCCGAAAACACTGGCTGATTATACCGGGCAGTCTGTTGTCTGTGAGCAGTTAGGAATATTTATTGAGGCAGCCCGTAGAAGAAGTGATGCGCTTGATCACTTATTAATTTTTGGTCCTCCCGGATTAGGGAAAACAACACTGGCCAATATCGTTGCAAACGAGATGGGTGTGAATATTAAGACGACATCTGGACCGGTATTAGAGAAGGCCGGTGATTTAGCTGCTCTTTTGACGAATCTTGAACCTGGTGATGTCTTATTTATTGATGAAATTCATCGCTTGAGTGCTGTTGTTGAAGAGGTGCTATATCCTGCGATGGAAGATTATCAACTCGATATTATGATAGGTGAAGGGCCGGCAGCCCGTTCAATTAAGCTTGATTTACCCCCATTTACACTGATTGGAGCGACAACCCGGGCTGGTATGTTGACGTCACCGCTTCGGGATCGTTTTGGCATCGTGCAACGTCTTGAGTTTTACAATACATCTGATTTGACCCAAATTGTCACGCGTAGCGCACATTATTTGAATATGTCTATGACGCCTGATGGAGCCAGTGAAATCGCCAGACGTTCCAGAGGAACTCCCCGTATTGCTAACCGGCTGTTACGACGTGTTCGCGATTTTGCTGATGTTCGTCATGACGGTCATGTTGATTGTCAGATTGCATCAGAAGCGTTGTCGATGTTACATGTTGATGAAGCTGGCTTCGATTATATGGACAGTAAGTTATTGAATGCTATGATTGAACGCTTTGATGGGGGGCCTGTTGGACTCGATAATCTGGCTGCTGCGATTGGGGAAGATAAAGAAACAATTGAAGATGTTTTAGAGCCTTTCCTTATTCAGCAGGGATTCTTACAAAGAACGCCTAGGGGGCGGATTGCAACAGAGCAAACGTTCTTGCATTTTGGCAAAATAAAACCTGGGTGA
- the ruvA gene encoding Holliday junction ATP-dependent DNA helicase RuvA: protein MIFYGQYWILIQCQFKLFMIFSGVKEKVIGRLKGILEVKQPPYILVDVAGVGYELQLPMSCFYQLPELGEQVTLITHFVVREDAQLLYGFHDEPSRQLFRELIKVNGIGPKVALAILSGLNTNQFIQAINNDDLTRLTKIPGIGKKTAERLLVEMKDRLKNWDVDIPETPTADMTASQEEGGISAQRQDPQEEAIAALIALGYKPVMAEKAIRKMTTEHQTSEELIRHALKNMVS, encoded by the coding sequence TTGATCTTTTATGGGCAATACTGGATATTAATCCAGTGTCAGTTTAAGCTGTTTATGATTTTCTCGGGAGTAAAAGAAAAAGTGATTGGAAGACTTAAAGGTATATTGGAAGTAAAGCAGCCTCCGTACATTTTAGTTGATGTTGCAGGAGTCGGGTATGAGTTGCAATTACCTATGAGCTGCTTTTATCAACTTCCGGAGTTGGGGGAGCAGGTCACTTTAATTACTCATTTTGTTGTTCGAGAGGATGCGCAATTGCTTTATGGTTTTCATGATGAACCTTCCCGGCAGCTTTTCAGAGAATTAATTAAAGTTAATGGTATTGGCCCTAAGGTTGCGTTAGCTATTTTATCAGGATTGAACACAAATCAATTTATTCAGGCAATCAACAATGATGATTTAACCCGATTGACAAAAATTCCTGGGATTGGCAAAAAAACAGCAGAGCGCCTATTAGTTGAAATGAAAGATCGGTTAAAAAATTGGGATGTTGATATTCCTGAGACGCCTACCGCTGATATGACGGCTTCTCAAGAAGAAGGTGGAATATCAGCTCAACGTCAGGATCCTCAAGAAGAGGCTATTGCAGCTTTAATTGCGTTAGGCTATAAACCAGTCATGGCTGAAAAAGCTATTCGTAAGATGACAACAGAACATCAAACGAGCGAAGAGCTTATTCGTCATGCTCTGAAAAATATGGTGTCTTGA
- the cysC gene encoding Adenylyl-sulfate kinase, translating to MGRDVNKQMSDDVVWHPSAVSADERYQLNGHQAVLLWYTGLSGSGKSTIANAVDRILFERGVHSYLLDGDNVRHGLNGDLGFGDLDRVENIRRISEVANLMVDAGLVVSTAFISPFLVDRAQAKARVGSARFIEVFVDTPLSVCEQRDPKGLYQKARRGEIKHFTGIDSSYEVPESADIHLPTATLSVRECAERVVRYLQQQGVIDG from the coding sequence ATGGGACGTGATGTGAATAAGCAAATGAGTGATGATGTCGTCTGGCATCCCAGTGCAGTCAGTGCAGATGAGCGGTATCAATTGAATGGTCATCAGGCTGTATTGCTGTGGTATACCGGTTTAAGTGGTTCAGGTAAATCGACCATCGCGAATGCTGTGGATCGCATTCTCTTTGAGAGGGGTGTGCATAGTTATTTGCTCGATGGTGATAATGTCCGTCATGGACTCAATGGGGATTTAGGATTCGGTGACTTGGATCGTGTTGAGAATATTCGCCGTATCAGTGAAGTTGCGAATTTGATGGTGGATGCAGGGTTAGTGGTGAGTACGGCATTTATCAGCCCGTTTCTGGTCGACCGGGCACAGGCGAAAGCGCGGGTCGGAAGTGCTCGATTTATCGAAGTGTTTGTAGATACGCCTTTATCGGTTTGTGAACAGCGGGATCCGAAGGGGTTATATCAAAAAGCCCGGCGGGGTGAAATAAAACACTTTACCGGGATTGACTCATCCTATGAAGTCCCCGAGTCAGCTGATATTCATTTACCAACGGCGACGTTGTCTGTGCGTGAATGTGCTGAGCGGGTGGTTCGTTACCTGCAACAGCAGGGAGTTATTGATGGCTGA
- the cysN gene encoding Sulfate adenylyltransferase subunit 1 — MTHQSNLIADDIEGYLKQHEHKQLLRFLTCGSVDDGKSTLIGRLLHDSKMIFEDQLAAIKKDSKRFNTTEGEFDLALLVDGLQSEREQGITIDVAYRYFSTDKRKFIIADTPGHEQYTRNMATGASNCELAVVMIDARHGVQVQTRRHSFIVSELGIKQVIVAINKMDLVDFDEARYQQIEADYRRFAEKLHIETIHFVPISALNGDNVVNRSESTPWYTGQTLMDILETAPIAQILNAHDFRFPVQYVNRPNLDFRGFAGTITSGQVNVGDEVVVLPSRQSARISRIVTFDGDLELARAPMAVTLTLDKEIDISRGDMLVHPEQQPCVAEQALAHLVWMAEAPLEPGKLYDFKLGTQSASGHITTVDARIDVNTLEEQPANQLLLNEIGQVEVQFNRQVVFDTYASARETGSFIIIDRVSHVTVGAGLIQGVGHSSMVEASNYSAFELELNALVRKYFPHWNTLDISATK, encoded by the coding sequence ATGACCCATCAATCCAATTTGATTGCCGACGATATTGAAGGCTACCTGAAACAACATGAACACAAACAGTTGCTACGGTTTTTGACCTGCGGCAGCGTTGATGACGGCAAGAGTACCCTGATAGGGCGATTGCTGCATGATTCAAAAATGATTTTTGAAGACCAACTAGCGGCGATAAAAAAAGACTCCAAACGGTTTAATACCACAGAGGGTGAATTTGACTTAGCGTTGCTGGTAGACGGTCTGCAGTCTGAGCGGGAACAAGGGATCACCATTGATGTGGCGTATCGGTATTTCTCGACGGATAAGCGTAAATTCATCATCGCTGATACCCCCGGGCATGAGCAGTATACGCGGAATATGGCAACCGGCGCTTCAAACTGTGAACTGGCCGTGGTGATGATTGATGCACGCCATGGGGTGCAGGTACAGACCCGGCGTCATAGTTTTATTGTCTCTGAGTTAGGGATCAAACAGGTAATCGTCGCGATTAATAAAATGGACCTGGTGGATTTTGATGAGGCTCGTTATCAACAAATTGAGGCGGATTATCGTCGGTTTGCTGAAAAACTTCATATTGAGACGATCCATTTTGTTCCAATTTCAGCGCTCAATGGCGATAACGTGGTGAATCGGAGTGAGTCAACGCCGTGGTATACCGGACAGACCCTAATGGATATTCTCGAGACGGCGCCGATTGCGCAGATATTGAACGCTCACGACTTTCGGTTTCCGGTCCAATATGTGAACCGGCCTAATCTTGATTTTAGAGGTTTTGCCGGAACGATTACCAGTGGTCAGGTCAATGTGGGTGACGAAGTCGTTGTTTTGCCTTCCAGGCAAAGTGCTCGGATATCCCGGATTGTGACGTTCGATGGAGATTTGGAGCTGGCCAGAGCACCCATGGCTGTGACATTGACGTTAGATAAAGAGATCGATATCAGCCGTGGTGATATGCTGGTTCATCCAGAGCAGCAACCGTGTGTAGCAGAACAGGCACTGGCTCATCTGGTGTGGATGGCTGAAGCCCCGTTAGAGCCTGGGAAACTGTATGATTTTAAACTGGGGACTCAGAGCGCCAGTGGTCATATCACAACGGTGGATGCGCGGATCGATGTGAATACTCTGGAGGAACAGCCGGCAAATCAGCTATTGCTGAATGAAATTGGCCAGGTTGAGGTTCAGTTTAATCGCCAGGTCGTGTTTGATACGTATGCGAGTGCACGTGAGACCGGTTCGTTCATCATTATCGACCGGGTCAGTCATGTGACAGTCGGTGCCGGATTAATTCAGGGCGTGGGCCATTCGTCGATGGTTGAAGCATCTAATTATAGTGCGTTTGAGTTGGAATTGAATGCGTTAGTTCGCAAGTATTTCCCACACTGGAATACCCTTGATATTTCGGCAACGAAATAA
- the cysD gene encoding Sulfate adenylyltransferase subunit 2, with protein MNNYSISDEPFTHLKALEAESIHIIREVAAEFDNPVMLYSIGKDSAVMLHLARKAFYPGKLPFPLLHVDTNWKFKEMISFRDQMAKELGFELLVYKNPEGMAMGMNPFTYGSATHTDVMKTQALKQALNKYHFDAAFGGARRDEEKSRAKERIYSFRDKNHRWDPKNQRPELWHTYNARINPGESIRVFPLSNWTELDIWQYIYLENIDIVPLYKAAVRPVVERDGTLIMVDDERMPVESDEIQHKMVRFRTLGCYPLTGAVESTATTLPEIIQEMLLTKTSERQGRVIDNDSAGSMEKKKIEGYF; from the coding sequence ATGAACAATTACTCGATCTCAGACGAGCCGTTCACCCATCTGAAAGCGTTAGAAGCTGAGAGTATTCATATTATTCGGGAAGTGGCTGCCGAGTTTGATAATCCGGTGATGCTGTATTCTATTGGCAAAGATTCAGCGGTGATGTTGCATCTGGCTCGCAAGGCTTTTTACCCTGGCAAGCTGCCATTTCCTCTGCTCCATGTAGATACCAACTGGAAGTTTAAGGAGATGATCTCGTTTCGTGATCAAATGGCGAAAGAGCTGGGATTTGAGTTGCTGGTCTATAAAAATCCGGAAGGGATGGCGATGGGTATGAATCCCTTTACCTATGGCAGTGCGACCCATACAGATGTGATGAAAACTCAGGCACTCAAACAGGCCCTTAATAAATATCACTTCGATGCGGCCTTTGGCGGTGCACGCCGTGATGAAGAAAAATCTCGCGCTAAAGAGCGGATCTATTCATTCCGGGATAAGAATCATCGTTGGGATCCGAAAAATCAGCGTCCAGAGCTGTGGCATACCTACAATGCGCGTATTAATCCGGGAGAGAGTATCCGGGTCTTTCCGCTATCGAACTGGACTGAACTGGATATCTGGCAGTACATCTATCTGGAAAACATCGATATTGTTCCTTTGTATAAAGCGGCCGTCCGGCCGGTTGTTGAGCGTGATGGGACGTTAATTATGGTGGATGATGAAAGGATGCCGGTAGAGTCTGATGAAATTCAGCACAAGATGGTGCGGTTCCGGACGCTGGGATGTTACCCACTGACGGGGGCTGTGGAATCGACGGCGACCACCTTACCTGAAATCATTCAGGAAATGCTACTAACCAAAACTTCAGAGCGCCAGGGGCGGGTGATCGATAACGATTCAGCTGGCTCTATGGAAAAGAAAAAAATCGAAGGCTATTTCTAA